Proteins from one Deinococcus apachensis DSM 19763 genomic window:
- the xpt gene encoding xanthine phosphoribosyltransferase, which translates to MQALVEAIREQGEVLPGGILKVDGLINHQLLPALTREMGERFAAGFASLMPNKIVTIEVSGIAPALATALVLDVPLVYARKKKPITMHEVAYTAQSVSRTKGGVVDLFVSSEYLGSQDRVIVIDDFLASGGTLRALAAIIRQSGAQLLGLGCVIEKSFEEGRAKLADLGVPILTLANIVRMSEEEGVVVETGHRGPVQVPPLP; encoded by the coding sequence ATGCAGGCACTCGTGGAGGCGATCCGGGAACAGGGCGAGGTGCTGCCCGGCGGCATCCTGAAGGTGGACGGTTTAATCAACCACCAGCTTCTGCCCGCACTGACCCGGGAGATGGGGGAACGCTTCGCGGCGGGGTTCGCCTCCCTCATGCCGAACAAGATCGTGACCATCGAGGTGAGCGGCATCGCCCCCGCGCTGGCGACCGCGCTCGTGCTGGACGTGCCGCTGGTGTACGCGCGCAAGAAGAAGCCGATCACCATGCACGAGGTGGCCTACACCGCGCAGTCGGTCAGCCGCACCAAGGGCGGCGTGGTGGACCTCTTCGTGAGCAGCGAGTATCTGGGCTCACAGGACCGGGTCATCGTGATCGACGACTTCCTGGCCTCGGGGGGCACGCTGAGGGCACTGGCGGCGATCATCCGGCAGAGCGGGGCCCAGCTCCTGGGTCTGGGCTGCGTGATCGAGAAGAGCTTCGAGGAGGGCCGCGCGAAACTTGCCGACCTGGGCGTGCCCATCCTCACGCTGGCGAACATCGTCCGCATGAGCGAGGAGGAGGGCGTGGTGGTGGAGACAGGCCACCGCGGGCCGGTTCAGGTTCCGCCTCTACCGTGA
- a CDS encoding general stress protein — protein sequence MTQPDPRSALIPDQSARVNVATYATYPEAQRAVDYLSDQHFPVERMAIVGEGLRTIEQVTGRLDWGRAASIGFGQGLFIGLFIGLLFGLLGLGGGNLLYAVAYGMVMGAVTGLVWGLVGYAMTGGRRDFTSVGGMRAERYVILADADVAEQARTLLGGMPPR from the coding sequence GTGACCCAGCCTGATCCCCGTTCCGCCCTGATCCCGGACCAGAGTGCGCGCGTCAATGTGGCGACCTACGCTACGTATCCCGAGGCGCAGCGTGCCGTCGACTACCTGAGTGACCAGCACTTCCCGGTCGAGCGAATGGCGATTGTCGGCGAGGGGCTGAGGACCATCGAGCAGGTCACCGGCCGCCTGGACTGGGGCCGGGCCGCGAGCATCGGCTTCGGGCAGGGACTGTTCATCGGCCTATTCATCGGGCTGCTGTTCGGACTGCTGGGCCTGGGCGGCGGCAACCTGCTGTACGCCGTCGCCTACGGCATGGTGATGGGCGCGGTTACCGGGCTGGTCTGGGGCCTGGTCGGCTACGCCATGACGGGCGGGCGGCGGGATTTTACCTCGGTGGGCGGGATGCGCGCCGAGCGTTACGTGATCCTGGCCGACGCCGACGTGGCCGAGCAGGCGCGGACGCTGCTGGGGGGAATGCCGCCGCGCTGA